A window from Equus caballus isolate H_3958 breed thoroughbred chromosome 8, TB-T2T, whole genome shotgun sequence encodes these proteins:
- the LOC100056096 gene encoding cationic amino acid transporter 4 isoform X1, giving the protein MAPGLPSTASVARFCQKLNRLKTLEEPTTETSLRRHLTTLDLILLGVGATVGLGLYMLTGTVAKEMAGPAVLVSFGVAAMASLLAALCYAELAARVPRKGSSYLFTYVFMGELWAFLVGWILLIQCIVGAAAMARFWSSYLDAIFSRSISSFTKAHVGTWQVPYLAQYPDFLAAGILLLASAFVSCGGRVSSWLSHTFLAISLAIILFIIILGFVLAHPHNWSAEEGGFAPFGFSGIMAGAATCIYGFVGFVAVAVSSEEAQNPKRSVPMALAISVTLVAAANILASTVLTLMVPWHSLDPDWALPDAFHQRGYSWAAFIVVAGAICAMNTVLLRYIFFLPHIISAMAADGLFFQVFAHVYSRMKVPVVGILVFGFLMAFLALLVELEALVQFRCICALLTYTFVATSIIMLRFRKSPPASSQDPGSPLGTEQTSASEPGQLQPALRPYLRFLDGCRPGAAVAWALGVLVSSAITLDCVLVFGDSVLHLPPWGYTLLLLLSSATFLLSLLVLGAHQQQHCQDTFQVPMVPLTPALSILLNIFLMLQLSYVAWLSFSIWLLIGFCRPYRNHGVFWLRHQAEQGEPAGTARADGHTWQPGRDGASHANPQPGTGPGARLHGAACQSMRTTGGLLTVPHILWRLEGLAAPLSGAAQVETTNSSPGPMQMSDRRPFDIKKLKTPPSDQAHTAIL; this is encoded by the exons ATGGCCCCGGGGCTGCCCAGCACTGCCAGTGTGGCGCGCTTCTGCCAGAAGCTGAACCGGCTGAAGACACTGGAGGAGCCCACCACAGAGACGTCGCTGCGGCGCCACCTGACCACGCTGGACCTGATCCTGCTGGGTGTGGGTGCCACAGTGGGCTTGGGCCTGTACATGCTCACTGGCACCGTGGCCAAGGAGATGGCCGGCCCGGCAGTGCTCGTGTCCTTTGGCGTGGCTGCCATGGCCTCCTTGCTGGCAGCCCTATGCTACGCAGAGTTGGCAGCACGTGTGCCCCGCAAGGGCTCTTCCTACCTGTTCACCTATGTGTTCATGGGTGAGCTGTGGGCCTTCCTCGTTGGCTGGATACTGCTCATCCAGTGTATCGTTGGGGCCGCTGCCATGGCCCGCTTCTGGAGCAGCTACCTAGATGCCATCTTCAGCCGCAGCATCAGCAGCTTCACCAAGGCCCATGTGGGCACCTGGCAGGTGCCCTACCTGGCCCAGTACCCAGACTTCCTGGCTGCTGGCATCCTGCTTTTGGCCTCTGCATTTGTGTCCTGTGGAGGTCGTGTCTCTTCCTGGCTCAGCCACACCTTCCTTGCTATCAGCCTGGCCATCATCCTCTTCATCATCATCCTGGGGTTTGTCCTGGCCCACCCGCACAACTGGAGCGCTGAGGAGGGCGGCTTTGCTCCCTTTGGTTTCTCTGGCATCATGGCTGGCGCTGCCACCTGCATCTATGGCTTTGTGGgctttgttgctgttgctgtctCTAGCGAGGAGGCCCAGAACCCAAAGCGATCTGTGCCTATGGCCCTCGCCATCTCGGTTACCCTGGTGGCTGCTGCCAACATCCTTGCCTCAACTGTGCTCACCCTCATGGTGCCCTGGCACAGCCTGGACCCTGACTGGGCACTTCCTGATGCCTTCCACCAGCGGGGCTATAGCTGGGCAGCCTTCATTGTGGTGGCTGGTGCAATCTGCG CCATGAACACTGTCCTGCTCAGGTACATCTTTTTCTTGCCACATATCATCTCTGCCATGGCTGCCGATGGGCTCTTCTTCCAGGTGTTTGCCCATGTGTACTCCCGGATGAAGGTGCCTGTGGTGGGCATCCTGGTGTTCGGGTTCCTCATGGCTTTCCTGGCTCTGCTGGTCGAACTTGAGGCACTAGTGCAGTTCCGCTGCATCTGTGCACTGCTGACCTACACCTTCGTGGCCACCAGCATCATCATGCTACGCTTCCGAAAGTCCCCGCCAGCCAGTTCTCAGGACCCAGGCAGCCCTCTGGGCACCGAGCAGACCTCAGCCTCTGAGCCAGGGCAGCTGCAACCAGCCCTGAGGCCCTACCTCCGCTTCCTGGATGGGTGCAGGCCTGGAGCCGCTGTGGCTTGGGCCCTCGGTGTCCTGGTGTCCTCGGCCATCACCCTGGACTGCGTGCTGGTCTTTGGGGACTCGGTCCTGCACCTCCCGCCCTGGGGCTAcaccctgctgctcctgctcagcTCCGCCACGTTTCTGCTCAGTCTCCTCGTCCTGGGGGCCCACCAGCAGCAGCACTGCCAGGACACCTTTCAG GTTCCCATGGTGCCCCTGACTCCCGCCCTGAGCATCCTCCTCAACATCTTCCTCATGCTGCAGCTGAGCTACGTGGCCTGGCTGAGCTTCTCCATCTGGCTGCTGATTG GCTTTTGTCGCCCCTACAGGAATCACGGTGTATTTTGGCTACGGCATCAGGCAGAGCAAGGAGAACCAGCGGGCACGGCTAGGGCTGACGGCCACACGTGGCAACCTGGAAGAGATGGTGCCAGCCACGCAAACCCCCAGCCAGGCACCGGCCCAGGAGCCCGGCTCCATGGAGCAGCCTGCCAGTCCATGAGGACCACGGGGGGCCTACTTACTGTCCCCCACATTCTTtggaggctggaggggctggcagcCCCTCTATCGGGGGCAGCTCAG gttgagaccaccaactcatcaccTGGACCCATGCAGATGTCTGATAGGCGACCTTTCGACATCAAGAAGCTGAagactccaccctcagatcaggctcatactgccattttgtga
- the LOC100056096 gene encoding cationic amino acid transporter 4 isoform X3 produces MAPGLPSTASVARFCQKLNRLKTLEEPTTETSLRRHLTTLDLILLGVGATVGLGLYMLTGTVAKEMAGPAVLVSFGVAAMASLLAALCYAELAARVPRKGSSYLFTYVFMGELWAFLVGWILLIQCIVGAAAMARFWSSYLDAIFSRSISSFTKAHVGTWQVPYLAQYPDFLAAGILLLASAFVSCGGRVSSWLSHTFLAISLAIILFIIILGFVLAHPHNWSAEEGGFAPFGFSGIMAGAATCIYGFVGFVAVAVSSEEAQNPKRSVPMALAISVTLVAAANILASTVLTLMVPWHSLDPDWALPDAFHQRGYSWAAFIVVAGAICAMNTVLLRYIFFLPHIISAMAADGLFFQVFAHVYSRMKVPVVGILVFGFLMAFLALLVELEALVQFRCICALLTYTFVATSIIMLRFRKSPPASSQDPGSPLGTEQTSASEPGQLQPALRPYLRFLDGCRPGAAVAWALGVLVSSAITLDCVLVFGDSVLHLPPWGYTLLLLLSSATFLLSLLVLGAHQQQHCQDTFQVPMVPLTPALSILLNIFLMLQLSYVAWLSFSIWLLIG; encoded by the exons ATGGCCCCGGGGCTGCCCAGCACTGCCAGTGTGGCGCGCTTCTGCCAGAAGCTGAACCGGCTGAAGACACTGGAGGAGCCCACCACAGAGACGTCGCTGCGGCGCCACCTGACCACGCTGGACCTGATCCTGCTGGGTGTGGGTGCCACAGTGGGCTTGGGCCTGTACATGCTCACTGGCACCGTGGCCAAGGAGATGGCCGGCCCGGCAGTGCTCGTGTCCTTTGGCGTGGCTGCCATGGCCTCCTTGCTGGCAGCCCTATGCTACGCAGAGTTGGCAGCACGTGTGCCCCGCAAGGGCTCTTCCTACCTGTTCACCTATGTGTTCATGGGTGAGCTGTGGGCCTTCCTCGTTGGCTGGATACTGCTCATCCAGTGTATCGTTGGGGCCGCTGCCATGGCCCGCTTCTGGAGCAGCTACCTAGATGCCATCTTCAGCCGCAGCATCAGCAGCTTCACCAAGGCCCATGTGGGCACCTGGCAGGTGCCCTACCTGGCCCAGTACCCAGACTTCCTGGCTGCTGGCATCCTGCTTTTGGCCTCTGCATTTGTGTCCTGTGGAGGTCGTGTCTCTTCCTGGCTCAGCCACACCTTCCTTGCTATCAGCCTGGCCATCATCCTCTTCATCATCATCCTGGGGTTTGTCCTGGCCCACCCGCACAACTGGAGCGCTGAGGAGGGCGGCTTTGCTCCCTTTGGTTTCTCTGGCATCATGGCTGGCGCTGCCACCTGCATCTATGGCTTTGTGGgctttgttgctgttgctgtctCTAGCGAGGAGGCCCAGAACCCAAAGCGATCTGTGCCTATGGCCCTCGCCATCTCGGTTACCCTGGTGGCTGCTGCCAACATCCTTGCCTCAACTGTGCTCACCCTCATGGTGCCCTGGCACAGCCTGGACCCTGACTGGGCACTTCCTGATGCCTTCCACCAGCGGGGCTATAGCTGGGCAGCCTTCATTGTGGTGGCTGGTGCAATCTGCG CCATGAACACTGTCCTGCTCAGGTACATCTTTTTCTTGCCACATATCATCTCTGCCATGGCTGCCGATGGGCTCTTCTTCCAGGTGTTTGCCCATGTGTACTCCCGGATGAAGGTGCCTGTGGTGGGCATCCTGGTGTTCGGGTTCCTCATGGCTTTCCTGGCTCTGCTGGTCGAACTTGAGGCACTAGTGCAGTTCCGCTGCATCTGTGCACTGCTGACCTACACCTTCGTGGCCACCAGCATCATCATGCTACGCTTCCGAAAGTCCCCGCCAGCCAGTTCTCAGGACCCAGGCAGCCCTCTGGGCACCGAGCAGACCTCAGCCTCTGAGCCAGGGCAGCTGCAACCAGCCCTGAGGCCCTACCTCCGCTTCCTGGATGGGTGCAGGCCTGGAGCCGCTGTGGCTTGGGCCCTCGGTGTCCTGGTGTCCTCGGCCATCACCCTGGACTGCGTGCTGGTCTTTGGGGACTCGGTCCTGCACCTCCCGCCCTGGGGCTAcaccctgctgctcctgctcagcTCCGCCACGTTTCTGCTCAGTCTCCTCGTCCTGGGGGCCCACCAGCAGCAGCACTGCCAGGACACCTTTCAG GTTCCCATGGTGCCCCTGACTCCCGCCCTGAGCATCCTCCTCAACATCTTCCTCATGCTGCAGCTGAGCTACGTGGCCTGGCTGAGCTTCTCCATCTGGCTGCTGATTG gttga
- the LOC100056096 gene encoding cationic amino acid transporter 4 isoform X2, producing MAPGLPSTASVARFCQKLNRLKTLEEPTTETSLRRHLTTLDLILLGVGATVGLGLYMLTGTVAKEMAGPAVLVSFGVAAMASLLAALCYAELAARVPRKGSSYLFTYVFMGELWAFLVGWILLIQCIVGAAAMARFWSSYLDAIFSRSISSFTKAHVGTWQVPYLAQYPDFLAAGILLLASAFVSCGGRVSSWLSHTFLAISLAIILFIIILGFVLAHPHNWSAEEGGFAPFGFSGIMAGAATCIYGFVGFVAVAVSSEEAQNPKRSVPMALAISVTLVAAANILASTVLTLMVPWHSLDPDWALPDAFHQRGYSWAAFIVVAGAICAMNTVLLRYIFFLPHIISAMAADGLFFQVFAHVYSRMKVPVVGILVFGFLMAFLALLVELEALVQFRCICALLTYTFVATSIIMLRFRKSPPASSQDPGSPLGTEQTSASEPGQLQPALRPYLRFLDGCRPGAAVAWALGVLVSSAITLDCVLVFGDSVLHLPPWGYTLLLLLSSATFLLSLLVLGAHQQQHCQDTFQVPMVPLTPALSILLNIFLMLQLSYVAWLSFSIWLLIGITVYFGYGIRQSKENQRARLGLTATRGNLEEMVPATQTPSQAPAQEPGSMEQPASP from the exons ATGGCCCCGGGGCTGCCCAGCACTGCCAGTGTGGCGCGCTTCTGCCAGAAGCTGAACCGGCTGAAGACACTGGAGGAGCCCACCACAGAGACGTCGCTGCGGCGCCACCTGACCACGCTGGACCTGATCCTGCTGGGTGTGGGTGCCACAGTGGGCTTGGGCCTGTACATGCTCACTGGCACCGTGGCCAAGGAGATGGCCGGCCCGGCAGTGCTCGTGTCCTTTGGCGTGGCTGCCATGGCCTCCTTGCTGGCAGCCCTATGCTACGCAGAGTTGGCAGCACGTGTGCCCCGCAAGGGCTCTTCCTACCTGTTCACCTATGTGTTCATGGGTGAGCTGTGGGCCTTCCTCGTTGGCTGGATACTGCTCATCCAGTGTATCGTTGGGGCCGCTGCCATGGCCCGCTTCTGGAGCAGCTACCTAGATGCCATCTTCAGCCGCAGCATCAGCAGCTTCACCAAGGCCCATGTGGGCACCTGGCAGGTGCCCTACCTGGCCCAGTACCCAGACTTCCTGGCTGCTGGCATCCTGCTTTTGGCCTCTGCATTTGTGTCCTGTGGAGGTCGTGTCTCTTCCTGGCTCAGCCACACCTTCCTTGCTATCAGCCTGGCCATCATCCTCTTCATCATCATCCTGGGGTTTGTCCTGGCCCACCCGCACAACTGGAGCGCTGAGGAGGGCGGCTTTGCTCCCTTTGGTTTCTCTGGCATCATGGCTGGCGCTGCCACCTGCATCTATGGCTTTGTGGgctttgttgctgttgctgtctCTAGCGAGGAGGCCCAGAACCCAAAGCGATCTGTGCCTATGGCCCTCGCCATCTCGGTTACCCTGGTGGCTGCTGCCAACATCCTTGCCTCAACTGTGCTCACCCTCATGGTGCCCTGGCACAGCCTGGACCCTGACTGGGCACTTCCTGATGCCTTCCACCAGCGGGGCTATAGCTGGGCAGCCTTCATTGTGGTGGCTGGTGCAATCTGCG CCATGAACACTGTCCTGCTCAGGTACATCTTTTTCTTGCCACATATCATCTCTGCCATGGCTGCCGATGGGCTCTTCTTCCAGGTGTTTGCCCATGTGTACTCCCGGATGAAGGTGCCTGTGGTGGGCATCCTGGTGTTCGGGTTCCTCATGGCTTTCCTGGCTCTGCTGGTCGAACTTGAGGCACTAGTGCAGTTCCGCTGCATCTGTGCACTGCTGACCTACACCTTCGTGGCCACCAGCATCATCATGCTACGCTTCCGAAAGTCCCCGCCAGCCAGTTCTCAGGACCCAGGCAGCCCTCTGGGCACCGAGCAGACCTCAGCCTCTGAGCCAGGGCAGCTGCAACCAGCCCTGAGGCCCTACCTCCGCTTCCTGGATGGGTGCAGGCCTGGAGCCGCTGTGGCTTGGGCCCTCGGTGTCCTGGTGTCCTCGGCCATCACCCTGGACTGCGTGCTGGTCTTTGGGGACTCGGTCCTGCACCTCCCGCCCTGGGGCTAcaccctgctgctcctgctcagcTCCGCCACGTTTCTGCTCAGTCTCCTCGTCCTGGGGGCCCACCAGCAGCAGCACTGCCAGGACACCTTTCAG GTTCCCATGGTGCCCCTGACTCCCGCCCTGAGCATCCTCCTCAACATCTTCCTCATGCTGCAGCTGAGCTACGTGGCCTGGCTGAGCTTCTCCATCTGGCTGCTGATTG GAATCACGGTGTATTTTGGCTACGGCATCAGGCAGAGCAAGGAGAACCAGCGGGCACGGCTAGGGCTGACGGCCACACGTGGCAACCTGGAAGAGATGGTGCCAGCCACGCAAACCCCCAGCCAGGCACCGGCCCAGGAGCCCGGCTCCATGGAGCAGCCTGCCAGTCCATGA